In Xanthomonas campestris pv. phormiicola, the DNA window GATCGCTGGCGGGGAAGGTCTCTTCCAGCGCTTCGTCCTGATTGGCGTCGGCGTGGTGCTGGCGCGCCCGGTCTTCGTCCGTGGCATCCGCCGCCGCCTCGGGCGCATGCCGGTCCGCGCCGGTGCGCGGTTCGTGCTCGACGATGGTGGCGGGGCTGTCGCCGGCGCCGCGGTCCTCGCGGTCCTGGCCGTCGCGTTTGCCGCGCTGTTCGCCGGGGACGGGGTCGCTGCGCAGCGGGTCGGTGGGCGTGGACATGGCCGATTCCTCCTGTGGGGTAGGGCAACGCTGCGCCCAGTGCAGTGCGTTCCCGGTGAAGCCGCTGCGAATCGCAGCGCGTCCACGCGGCTGTCACGAACGCCTAACGGTACCGGCGCTACTGCTGCCTCCCCGCCGCCGCCGATGCCGCCCGGAGCTTTCGCCATGTGCCCCAGCGCCCGCCCCGATCCGCTGTTGTTCAATGCCCACCTGGATCCGTTGCCGGCCGCGCCGCCAGGCCGCCACGATGCGACCAGTGCGCATCCGCACGCCGCCGCGGACTACCGCCAGTACAGCCTGGCCGACTATCGCCAGCGCCGCGCCCGCCATGGCACCCCATGGCGCGACCTGTGCCCGGCCTATGCATTCGCGCTGCGCACCCACGCCGGCGGCTGGCCGCGCGCGTCCATGGCCGACACCGATGGCGAACTGGCCGCGCACTGGGAGCAGGTCCGCGGCGAATCGTGCCTGGACTGGCGCCAGGCAAGGCCGGTGATCGAGGATGCGTGGCAGGCGCTGGACCATCTGCCGGCGCCGGCGCTGCGCATGGAGGCGCACTGATGGCGCGCCCGATCTGGACCGGCACCCTGTCCTTCGGCCTGCTCAACGTGCCGGTGGCGCTGATGTCCGGCGAACGCCGCATCGACCTGCACTTCCGCATGCTCGATGCGCGCGACAAGCGCCCGATCCGTTTCGAGCGGGTCAACGCCGACACCGGCGAAGAGGTGCCGTGGAAGGACATCGTCAAGGCCTTCGAGTACAGCAAGGGCAACTACGTGGTGGTCGAGCAGAAGGACATCGCCTCGGCCGCGCCGGAAAGCCACGAAACGGTGGAAGTGGAGGCCTTCGTCGACGCCGCCGACATCGACCTGCGCTATTTCGAGAAACCCTACGTGCTGGTGCCGGGCAAGAAGGCCGAGAAGGGCTACGTGCTGCTGCGCGAGACGCTGCGCGCCACCGGCAAGGTCGGCATCGCGCGGGTGGTGATCCGCACCCGCGAATACCTGTCGGCGGTGCTGCCGCAGGAGGACGCGCTGGTGCTGATCCTGCTGCGCTATCCGCAGGAGCTGGTCGATCTGGAGGACTACACGCTGCCCAGCGGCAAGGCCGCCGACTACCGGATCAGCGCCAAGGAAACCGAGATGGCCGCGCAGCTGATCGGCTCGATGTCCGGCAAGTGGGATCCGGCGTCCTATCACGACGAGTTCCGCGAACGCCTGCAGGCGGTGATCCAGAAGCGGATCGAGGCGCAGGAAGGCACCGCGCAGGTGGACGACGAGACCGACGCGCCGCAGCGCGAGGATGCCGCCACCAACGTGGTCGATTTCATGTCGCTGCTGCAGAAGAGCCTGGACGCCAAGCGGCGCACGCCGGCGAAACAGGCCGAGGCGTCGGTCCCGGTGCGCAAGACCGCGAAGAAGCCGGCCAAGAAAGCGGCGAAGAAGGCCGCCAAGCCTGGCGCGACATCCGCGAGCAAGGCCAAGCCGGCGAAAAAGCCCGCCGCAAGCAAGCTGCCGGCGCGGCGCAAGGCGGGGTAGGGCGCGATGAGCCTGCGCGAATACGCCCGCAAGCGCCGCTTCGGCGCGACCCCGGAACCGGCCGACGACAGCGCCGCGGCGCCGTCGCGGCGGCCGATCTTCGTCGTGCAGCTGCACCACGCCAGTTCGCGCCACTACGATTTTCGCCTGGAAGCCGATGGCGTGCTGAAGAGCTGGGCGGTGCCGAAGGGGCCGTCGCTGCGCGTGGGCGAAAAGCGCCTGGCGGTGCAGGTGGAAGACCATCCGCTGTCCTATGCCGGCTTTGCCGGCGATATTCCCGACGGCCATTACGGCGCCGGCCATGTCGAGGGGTTCGACCACGGCACCTGGTCGTGCGACGGCGAGCCGCTGGCCGCGATCGCCGCCGGCAAGCTGGATTTCGTGCTGCACGGCGAGCGCCTCAACGGCAACTGGAAACTGCTGCGCACCGCGCTGCGCGGCAAGCAGCCGCAGTGGCTGCTGATCAAGCGCGACGACGCGTTCGCCGCCGATCGCGAGGCCGACGACCTGCTGCAGGAGCCGCTGGCGGCCGCTGCCAAGCGCGCCGCCAAGGCGACCAAGGCGACCAAGGCGACCAAGGCGACCAAGGCCAGCAAGGCAAAACCCACGCGCGGCCAAGCGCCGGCCGCAACTGCCGCACCCCGCGCAGCGCGGCCGCGGCGCAGCGATGCGGCCTGGCGCAAGCGCGCGCTGGCGCTGGACGGCGCACGCGATGGTCCATGTCCGCCAGGCGAGCGCGCACAGCTGACCACCTTGCGCGAGCGCGCCCCCGACGGCGCGCAGTGGCTGCATGAGATCAAATGGGACGGCTATCGCCTGCTCGCCGATCTCGAGGCCGGCCAGGCCACGCTGCGCTCGCGCAACGACCAGGCCTGGACCGAGAGCTTCCCCGGGGTCGCGCACGCGGTGCAGGCGCTGCCGGTCAGCCAGGCGCGGCTGGACGGCGAGCTGGTGGTGCTCGACGCGGACGGCCGCAGCGATTTCTCCGCCTTGCAGCGGGTCATCGACGGCAGCTCCAGGCAGCCGCTGCGCTACCTGGCGTTCGATCTGCTCGGCGTGGCCGGGGTGGACCTGCGCGACGTGCCGCTGCTGCAGCGCAAGCAGTTGTTGCGCACGCTGCTGGGCGATGCGCCGGGCGTGCTGGCCTACAGCGATCACGTGCTCGGCCATGGTCCGGAGGTGTTCGCCGCCGCGGCCGCCAAGGGCTACGAAGGCGTGATCAGCAAGCGCGTGGACGCGCGCCATCACGGCGGCCGCGGCGGCGACTGGGTCAAGACCAAGCACGAGAACAGCGACGAGTTCGTCATCGTCGGCTACACCGATCCCAAGGGCGCGCGCAATGGCTTCGGCTCGCTGCTGCTGGCGCAGCACAGCGATGGCGGGTTGCGCTATGTCGGCCGTGTCGGCACCGGCTTCGACGAGGCCGGCCTGCAGCGGTTGCTTGCGCAGCTGCAGGCGTTGCACAGCGAGCAGGAGGTGGTGGATCTTCCTGCGCATGCGCCGTTGCCGCGGCGCAGCGTGCACTGGGTGCGGCCGCAGCTGGTCGCCGAAGTCGCCTTCCGTGGCTGGGCCAAGCAAGGCTTGCTGCGCCAGGCCGCGTTCAAGCGCCTGCGCGAGGACAAGCCGCTGCAGGATCTGGGCGGCGATCGTGCGCCGCCGCCGCCCGCGCGCCGTGGCAACCACGCCACGGCGGCACGCGTGGCCACGCCGGCAAAGGTGGCAGCGGCCACGCGCGCGGCGGCAAGGACCGCGCAAGCCAAGGGCAAGCAAGGCCAGGCCGGAATCGGCAAGGCTGCGAAAGAGCGGGCTGCGAACGGCCCGGCCGCGAAAGCGCAGGTCAGGGCCGCGCCGCGCGCGTCGAAGGCGCGCAAGGCGGTGTCCAGCGCCGCGGCCGCGGCCGATGCGGTGACCGTCACCCATCCCGAGCGCGTGGTGTATCCGGGCGCCGGCATCAGCAAGGGCGAGGTTGCCGACTACTACCGCGCCATCGCGCCATGGTTGCTGCAGGAAGTCGCCGGCCGTCCGTTGTCGTTGCTGCGCTGCCCCGACGGCGCCGGCGGCGAATGCTTCTTCCAGAAGCACAACAATCGCGCGCTCGGCCAGCACGTGCACGCGATCGCGCTGAAGCAGAAGAGCGGCACCGAGGATTACCTGTACATCGACGATCTCGCCGGCCTGCTGGAGCTGGTGCAGATGAACACCCTGGAGCTGCATCCCTGGGGATCGACCGTGGACGATCCCGAGCACCCGGACCGGCTGGTGTTCGACCTGGACCCGGGCGAGGGCGTGCGCTGGACGCAGATCAAGGCGGCCGCGCGCGAGATCCGCGCCCGCTTGCGCGAGGCCGGGCTGGAGAGTTTCGTGCGCCTGTCCGGCGGCAAGGGCCTGCACGTGGTGGTGCCGATCGTGCCCGGCGCGGACTGGGAGCAGGCGCGCGATTTCTGCGAAGCCTTCGCCCAGGCGCTGGCCGCGTTCGCACCCGACCGCTACGTGGCCACGATGAGCAAGGCCAAGCGCAACGGGGTGATCTTCGTCGATTGGCTGCGCAACGGCCGCGGCAACACCAGCGTGTGCTCGTGGTCGCTGCGCGCGCGCGAGCACGCCACCGTGGCGGTGCCGCTGCGCTGGGAGGAACTGGCGCGGATCGCCTCGCCGCAGGCGTTCCCGCTGGCCAAGGCGCTGCAGCGCGCCGCGCGCCTGCGCGAGCATCCGTGGAAGGAGATGGAGACGCTGCAGCAGCGGTTGCCGGGGAGCTGAGCCGGACGGATTGCGGCGTCCCGTTGTCTGCCTTTCCGGCATCTGGTGGCGAACCGCGTCGCGACTGAAGGGCACCTCCAACAACTCCAAAAAACTCGGCTAAAACGCTCGCAAGTCATTGATGCGTATAGCGTGAAATTTTGGGAATTGAGGTTGTTAGAGGTGCCCTGAAGTCGCTCCCACAACAAGCGGCGTGTCTCGCACACACATCTCAGCTCTCGTATCCATTGTGGGAGCGACTTCAGTCGCGACGAACGAAGTCTTGAGCCATCCGTTGGCGCCGACCCTTGCAAACCGACGGCATCTCCGCGGTGCCGCACTCGGCGGCATGCGCCAGCGCCACGCGCGATGCAGACACGCGATGCTCGCCGCGTCGCGGACCCGCGGCGCCGATGCCGAAGCGGACTACGGCGACACGGCGGACTCGCGGGTGACCCGCGCCAGCGAATCGCGCGAGATCGCCGCGATCGACTTCGCCCCGGTCAGCGTCATCGCCACCCGCATCTCCTTCTCCACCAGGGTCAGCAGGTTCTCCACCCCGGCCTGGCCGGCCGCGGCCAGCGCATAGACGAAGGCGCGGCCGAGCAGCACCGCGTCGGCGCCGAGCGCGAGCATGCGCACCACGTCCAGGCCGCTGCGGATGCCGGAGTCGGCCAGGATCTTCAGCTCGCCCTTCACCGCGTCGGCGATCGCCGGCAGCGCGCGCGCGCTGGACAGCACGCCGTCGAGCTGGCGCCCGCCATGGTTGGAGACCACGATGCCGTCGGCGCCGAAGCGCACCGCGTCGCGCGCATCGTCCGGATCGAGGATGCCCTTGATCACCATCGGCCCGGTCCAGAACTCGCGGATCCACTCCAGATCCTTCCACGAGATCGACGGGTCGAAGTTCGCGCCTAGCCAGCCGATGTAGTCGGCCAGCCCGGTCGGGTGGCCGCGGTAGGCGGAGATGTTGCCCAGGTCGTGCGGCCGCCCCAGCAGGCCCACGTCCCAGGCCCAGCGCGGATGGGTCGCGGCCTGCAGCATGCGCCGCAGCGGCGCATTGGGCCCGCTCATGCCCGAGTGCGCGTCGCGGTAGCGCGCGCCGGGCGTGGGCATGTCCACGGTGAACACCAGCGTGGTCACGCCGGCGGCCCTGGCCCGTTCCAGCGCGTTGCGCATGAAGCCGCGGTCCTTGAGCACGTACAGCTGGAACCACATCGGCCGCGCGATCGCCGGCGCCACTTCCTCGATCGGGCACACCGATACCGTGGACAGGGTGAACGGCACGCCCTTGGCCGCCGCGGCGCGCGCGGCCTGCACCTCGCCGCGGCGCGCGTACATGCCGGTCAGCCCGACCGGGGCCAGCGCCAGCGGCAGCGCCAGGCGCTCGCCGAACAGCTCGGTCTCCAGGCTCAGCGCGGCCATGTCGCGCAGCACCCGCTGGCGCAGCGCGATGTCGGCCAGGTCGGCGACGTTGCGCCGCAGCGTGTGCTCGGCGTAGGCGCCGCCATCGATGTAGTGGAACAGGAACGGCGGCAGCCGCGCTTGCGCGGCGGCGCGGTAGTCGGAAGCGGCGGAAATGATCATCGGCGCGGTCGTCAGGGAGAGGAGGGCAGGCGCGAGGCGCGCGCACGGCGCGCCTCGTCCTCGTCGAGGCTGCGCAGCGAGGTGTGCACGAAGGCCAGGTGCGCATGCGCGGCATCGCGTGCGCGTTCCGGCTCGCCGGCCAGGATCGCGTCGCACAGCGCGCGGTGCTGCGCCAGCAGCGGCGCGAAGGTGCGCGGCGACTGGAACAGCTTGTGCCGGCTCTGCGAGATGTTGGTCTGCAGCAGGTCGAACAGGCCGCGCATCACCTGCAGCAGCACGCGGTTGTGCGCGGCCTCGGCAATGGCCAGGTGGAAGTCGGCGTCGGCGCGCGCCTCGGCGGCCGCATCGCCCTGCGCATGCGCCTGCAGCATCGCCTCGAACGCAGCGGCGATGCGCGCGCGGTCGGCGTCGGTGGCGCGCAGCGCGGCATGCCAGGCGGTGGCGCCTTCCAGCGCATGGCGGGTCTCCAGCACGTCGAAGCGGTATTCCGGATCGCCCTGCAGCAGCGGCAGGAACGGTTGCAGCGGCGCCACCACCCGCTCTTCGGGCGTGTGCGGCCGCTGCACGTAGGTGCCGCCGCCGGCGCGCGCGCGCAGCAGCCCCTGGCTGGCGAGCTGGGCGATGGCCTCGCGCAATGCGGTGCGCGAGACGCCCAGTTCCAGCGCCAGGGTGCGCTCGGCCGGCAGGCGCTGTTCCGGCTGCAGCCCGCGTTGCGCGATCAGCGCACGCAGCTGCGCGGCGACGCGATCGCTGAGCCGGCCGCCGCCGGGCGTGGCCGCGGTCGCGGTCGCCTCGGGCACTGCATCGCGGGGGCCGCCGCTTGCCGCCGGCCGGGCCGGCGTGCCGCTTGTCGCGGATGCGGATGAATTGGTCATACCAATGTCTTCGGGCGGCACGCCGGGGTGGTCATTAGATCGCCGTGCGTTCCGCAAAGTCAATTGCAGAAGGGAGGAGGCGTCCGATTTTGGTCGTACCAATCACAGCATCCCGTAACGCGCCATCGTCGCAGCCAGCACGAACACCAGCCCCAGTAGGCCCAGTTCGGCGCAGACGAGGCGGTACAGCGCGGCCACCTGCACCGGCGGCGGCACGAACCCCGGCTGCAGGCGGCTCTGGCGGCGCCAGCGCAGCAGACGCAGCGTGGGCAGCAGCGACAGCAGCCCGATTGTCGCGAACACGCCCAGCTTGGCCCAGAACCAGGGGTTGTGCAGGTAGTAGTCCGGGCCCTTGAGTCCGTAGCGCACGCGCAGGCCGCCGACGATCAGGATCAGCAGCGCCGCCACCCCGTACGCGGCGTCCGCGCGCAGCAGCCGCGCCAGTCGCAGCGCATGCGGCGGTTCGCGCAGCAGCGTCCATTCGATCACCAGCGCTGCGCTCAGCAGCAGCAAGGCCAGGTGGTGCAGCACCGCGAGCAGCAGGTCGAGCGCGCCCATCGACCGCACCTCACCAGACGAACGGCAGCAGCCGCCAGCTGTGCGCGGCGTAGTCGGGGTACTCGCGCGGGAACGCCTGGGTCAGCGCGGCTTCCTCCACGCGGATGCGGCGCAGGAATGCCCAGGTCACCGGCAGCACGATCACCAGCAGCGACAGCACGTTGCCCAGGCCGACCGCCAGTCCATAGAACGCCAGCAGCGCGCCGGTGTAGGAAGGGTGGCGCAGATAGCGGTACGGCCCATGGCGGATCAGCCGGTGGTCGTCCTGGATGGTCACGTCCACCGTGAACCAGCGCGCCAGCACCCGGATCGCCCACAGCCGCAGCGCCAGCCCGCCGGCCAGCAGCGCGCAGCCCAGCCAGCGCGCCGGCTCCTGCAGCGCCGGCGCATAACGCCACACGCCGACGAAGGCCAGCAGCACGCCCACCGCCACCGCTGCGTACAGCACGCGCCACAGCAGCTGCAGCGTGCCCTGGTCGCGCGCGCCTCCATCGGCCGCGCGGCGGCGGTGGCTGAGCAGCAGTTCGTAGACGCCCCAGGCCAGATTGAGCGCGATGAACAGCGTATCGGGAAGATGCATGGCATGACTCCGTGGATGGATGGATCAGGAAGAATGCGGAAGGACGGCCAGCACGGCGGATAGGATCAGCAGCCAGTGAACGACGATGTTGGGCCATAGGCGGCCACTGACGATGAACTGCAGGCACAGTGCCAGGCCCCATAGGAAAAACCACCAGAACTGGTCGATCGACTTGAGCCCGTGCTGGAACACGAAGGCCAGCGTGGCCACGCCGCTGGAAACCCAGGCACCCAGTCCCCGGCTGCGCAGCGCCTGCAGTGCGAAGCCGCGGTAGACGAGTTCCTCGCACAGGCCGCCGAGCAACGCCATGCAGATGAACACCATGCGGCTGGCGGTGCTCTGCGGCGCCAGGTTGGCCAGGTCGGAAAGCTTGGCCGGATCGACCGCGCCGGTGAGTCGGAGCGCGAATTCGACCGTTGCCACCAGGCACAGCGCGAACAGCAGGTAGCCGCCGATCAGGGCGACGCTGCCCCGCCGGCCGAACCCATAGCCAAGATCGCGCCAGTGCCAGCCGCTGGCACGCAACACGCAGCGAAGCAGCAGGAGTTGCGCGGCATACCAGAGCGTCACCAGGATCCAGAACAGGCTCTGGAAATCCAGGCCATGCGCCAGGACCACGGGTCGGGCGAGCAAAAGCAGCGACAGCAAGGTGGAGCCCAGCGGCAGGCCGAGCAACAGGCCCAGCAGATAGCGCATCGGCATCGGGGAAGGCGGGTTAGGGCGGGTCATGGCGGCGTCCATGCGGTGGTCGTTCAAGTCTGGCCGTCCGCGCCGCTGCCGACAGCAGCCGCTGGTCATCGATCCGACATGCCGGAAGTCACTTTCTGCGCTGGCCCCATTGCCGGCCAGGTGGCGCGCGGTCAGCATGCGCGGCATGAACGGTTTCCTGCGCGAGCTCCTCGAACCCAAGCGCCTGGCGGCGCTGGTTACCGTGGCGACCGTCCTGTGGTCGTTCCAGCTGGAGCCGCAGGCGCCGGCCGCCTGGCGCTGGACCGCGATCGGGGTGTTCGCCCTGCCGCTGCTGTTGAGCGGGACCGTCCTGTCGCCACCGCGCCTGCGCGACGTCCTCGTCTGGCTGCAGGCAGGTGCTGCGCTGGCCCTGGTGTGGATGGAACCGCGCGCCGGCACCGCGCCGGTATTGCTGGTGGTTGTGGTCGCGCGCGTGGCGTTGGTGTGGGAGCCGCGTCGGGTGCTGCTGATGGTGCTGCTGGTCAACCTCGGTACGTTCCTGGTGCTGCACGAGGCCGGATTCCGGCGTGCGCTGGCGGTGACCCTGATCTACGCCGGCTTCCACGCCTTCGCCGCGCTGACCGCGCACTACGCGCGCACCACCGAACTCGCCCGCGAAGCGCTGGCCCGGGTCAACGCCGACCTGCTGGCCACGCGCGCGCTGCTGGCCGACAGCGCCCGCGACGCCGAACGCCTGCGCCTGGCGCGCGAGCTGCACGACGTGGCCGGGCACAAGCTGACCGCGATGCGGATCAACCTGCGCCTGCTGCTGGCCGATCCGGACCTGGCGCGGCGCGAGGAACTCGGCGTGGTCGAGCGCCTGTCCGGCGAGCTGCTGGCCGATATCCGCAACGTGGTGCAGTCGCTGCGCGACGACCGCGGCCTGGACCTGGAGACTGCGCTGCGCGCGCTGGCCGCACCGTTCCCGCGGCCGCAATTGCGGCTGCAGATCGCACCGGACGTGCGCATCACCGATCCGCAGCTGGCCGAGACCCTGCTGCGGCTGGTGCAGGAAGCGCTGACCAACGCCGCCCGGCATGCCGATGCCGATGAGGTACAGATACGTCTGCATCATGAGGATGGGCAATTGCGCGTGGACATCGAGGACGACGGCCGCCGTGCCGAGCGTATCCAGGAAGGCAACGGCATCGCCGGCATGCGTGAGCGCCTGGCCGCGTTGCGCGGCCGGCTCGAGCTGGGCCGCACGCCGCTGGGCGGCATGCAACTGACCGCGCGACTGCCGCTGTGAGCGGCTTGCGCATCGCCCTGGCCGACGACCAGATCCTGGTGCGCGCCGGCCTGCGCGCCTTGCTGCAGACCCAGGGCATCGTCGTGGCCTGCGAGGCCGACGACGGCGAAGCGCTGCTGGCCGCGCTGGCGGCCACGCCGGTGGACGTGGTGCTCAGCGACATCCGCATGCCCGGGCTGGACGGCATCCAGGCGCTGCAACGGCTGCGCGCGCGCGGCGACGCCACCCCGGTGCTGCTGCTGACCACCTTCGACGACGCCGACCTGCTGCTGCGCGCCACCGACGCCGGCGCGCAGGGCTTCCTGCTCAAGGACGCCGCACCGGAGGACCTGCGCGATGCGATCGTGCGCGTGGCCGCGGGCGAGACCCTGCTGCAGCCGGTCAGCACCGACCCGGTCCGCGCGCGCTACCGCTACCGCGACGAGGACGCGCCGCGCGACACCTTCAACGAACGCGAAGTGGCGATCCTGCGCCTGCTCGCCGGCGGCTATTCGAACAAGGAGATCGCGCGCAGCCTGTTCCTGGCCGAGGGCACGGTGAAGAACTACGTGTCCACGATCCTGGACAAGCTCGGCACCCGCGACCGCACCCGCGCGGTGCTCAAGGCGATCACGCTGCGGGTCATCTGAGCGGGCGGACACGGCACGCGTGTCGCGAGGCCGGCGGTGGATGCAGTCGCGACTGAAGTCGCTCCCACAATGAAGCCGAGGGCTGCGGTATTCCGGCAGCGAACGTCGCCCCTTGTGGGAGCGACTTCAGTCGCGACGCGCAGACCCGCAACGGCTGCAGCCAAAGCGGCATGCCAGGAACACGTTCCACCGATCGGCCGTGCCAGTCCAGCGTCCAGCCTCACAGATCCGCACTAGGACAGCCGCCGCATGCCGCGCCATGTCCATACCATGCCGTCTGCTGCACTCGGCCCTTCTGCGCACGCCGCGCAGACATTAAGATGCCGCGGGGCATCTTGCCGAGAGGACACCACGTTGATCATCCACCCGAAAGTTCGCGGCTTCATCTGCACCACCACGCATCCGCTCGGCTGCGAGCGCAACGTGCTCGAGCAGATCGAGGCCACGCGCGCGCGCGGCGTGCGCAGCGACGGCCCGAAGAAAGTGCTGGTGATCGGCGCCTCCAGCGGCTACGGCCTGGCCTCGCGCATCACCGCCGCGTTCGGCTTCGGCGCCGACACGCTGGGCGTGTTCTTCGAAAAGCCGGGCAGCGACAAGAAGGCCGGCACCGCCGGCTGGTACAACTCGGCTGCGTTCGACAAATTCGCCAAGGCGCAGGGCCTGTACAGCAAGTCGATCAACGGCGACGCCTTCTCCGACGAAGCGCGCGCGCAGGTGATCGAACTGATCAAGACCGAGATGGGCGGCCAGGTCGACCTGGTCGTGTATTCGCTGGCCTCGCCGGTGCGCAAGCTGCCCGGCAGCGGCGAAGTGAAGCGCTCGGCGCTCAAGCCGATTGGCCAGACCTACACCGCCACTGCGATCGACACCAACAAGGACGCGATCATCGAGGCCTCGATCGAGCCGGCCACCGAGCAGGAGATCGAAGACACCGTCACCGTGATGGGCGGCCAGGACTGGGAACTGTGGATCGACGCGCTGGCCGCCGCCGGCGTGCTCGCGCCGGGCGCGCGCAGCGTGGCCTTCAGCTACATCGGCACCGAGATCACCTGGCCGATCTACTGGCACGGCGCGCTGGGCAAGGCCAAGGTGGACCTGGACCAGACCGCGCAGCGCCTGCATGCGCGCCTGCAGCAAAGCGGCGGCAGCGCCAACGTGGCGGTGCTCAAGTCGGTGGTGACCCAGGCCAGCGCGGCGATCCCGGTGATGCCGCTGTACATCTCCATGGTCTACAAGATCATGAAGGAAAAGGGCCTGCACGAAGGCACCATCGACCAGCTCGACCGCCTGTTCCGCGAGCGCATGTACCGCGCAGACGGCCAGGTGCCGGCCACCGACGAGCAGAACCGCCTGCGCCTGGACGACTGGGAACTGCGCGACGACGTGCAGGACGCCTGCAAGGCGCTGTGGCCGCAGGTCACCACCGAGAACCTGTTCCAGCTCACCGACTACGCCGGCTACAAACACGAATTCCTCAAGCTGTTCGGCTTCGAGCGTAAGGACGTGGACTACGACGCCGACGTGGATCCGGACGTGCGGTTCGATTGCATCGAGCTGTAGGGAGCCGGGATTGGGGATTGGGGATTGGGGATTCGGGATTGGAAAACGGCAGGCAGTGATGCCGGCCGTTTTCTTTGAGCTCCACGCGTCGCGACTGAAGTCGCTCCCACAAACTGAAGTCGCTCCCACAAACAGCGCCGGCCGCCGCGGAGACCGCGCGGGTTGCCACTGTGGGAGCGACTTCAGTCGCGACGCGGAAAACCAAGGCCGCCGCTGCGCCGAGCATTGCAGGAAGGTCCGCAGCGACTGCTCAATGGAAGCCGCCCGGCAGCTGAAGCGTGTCGCTGCTCGCGGCTGGAGCCGCGGGGATTCGGGATTGGGGATTGGGGATGCGTGATGGCGTCGATGCCGTGTTTTCCATGGGCGTCTTGGCATTGCGACCGCTTCATTTTCCTGTCGCGGCTGAAGCCACTCCTAAAGGGAACAGCGCGCGCGCTTTTTTGTAGACGGCTTCAGCCGCGACAGAAAAACGAATCGCCAGCAACGCCCACCCACTCGCAAAAACGCCGCAACCAACGCTCTTACGAATCCCGAATCCCGAATCCCCACTCCCGGCTTTTCACCGCTTCACATCGAACCGCGACGTCCCCACGCAGGCCTGCACGTCGGCTTCGCCCAGCGGATGGAAGTCGCCCGGCACCGAGTGCTTCAGGCAGCCGGCGGCCAGGCCGAAGCGGATCGTGGCGGTGTCGTCCCAGCCCTGGCTCAGGCCGTGCAGCACGCCCGCGGCGAACGCATCGCCGCCGCCGATGCGGTCGACGATGCCGGTCAGCTCCTCGCTCGGGACCTGCGCCACCGAGCCATCGCGGCGCAGCAGCATCGCGCCCAGGCTGTGGTGGTCCACGCTGTGCGCCACGCGCTGGGTGCAGGCCATCGCCTGCAGCTGCGGGAACGCGGCGAAGGCGTCGCGCGCGCCGGCTTCCACCCGCGCCTGCGCGCTGTCCTGCGGATACTGGTGGCCCAGCACCACGCCCAGGTCGCGGTAGTCGGCGAACAGCACGTCGGCCTGCGCCAGCAGCTGGCGCAGGATGCCCGGCGCGTCGCCGTTCCAGGCCTCCCACAGCTTGGGCCGGTAGTTGCCGTCGAACGACACGCGCACGCCGAGCG includes these proteins:
- a CDS encoding CPBP family intramembrane metalloprotease, which gives rise to MPRMLTARHLAGNGASAESDFRHVGSMTSGCCRQRRGRPDLNDHRMDAAMTRPNPPSPMPMRYLLGLLLGLPLGSTLLSLLLLARPVVLAHGLDFQSLFWILVTLWYAAQLLLLRCVLRASGWHWRDLGYGFGRRGSVALIGGYLLFALCLVATVEFALRLTGAVDPAKLSDLANLAPQSTASRMVFICMALLGGLCEELVYRGFALQALRSRGLGAWVSSGVATLAFVFQHGLKSIDQFWWFFLWGLALCLQFIVSGRLWPNIVVHWLLILSAVLAVLPHSS
- a CDS encoding sensor histidine kinase: MNGFLRELLEPKRLAALVTVATVLWSFQLEPQAPAAWRWTAIGVFALPLLLSGTVLSPPRLRDVLVWLQAGAALALVWMEPRAGTAPVLLVVVVARVALVWEPRRVLLMVLLVNLGTFLVLHEAGFRRALAVTLIYAGFHAFAALTAHYARTTELAREALARVNADLLATRALLADSARDAERLRLARELHDVAGHKLTAMRINLRLLLADPDLARREELGVVERLSGELLADIRNVVQSLRDDRGLDLETALRALAAPFPRPQLRLQIAPDVRITDPQLAETLLRLVQEALTNAARHADADEVQIRLHHEDGQLRVDIEDDGRRAERIQEGNGIAGMRERLAALRGRLELGRTPLGGMQLTARLPL
- a CDS encoding response regulator transcription factor, whose translation is MSGLRIALADDQILVRAGLRALLQTQGIVVACEADDGEALLAALAATPVDVVLSDIRMPGLDGIQALQRLRARGDATPVLLLTTFDDADLLLRATDAGAQGFLLKDAAPEDLRDAIVRVAAGETLLQPVSTDPVRARYRYRDEDAPRDTFNEREVAILRLLAGGYSNKEIARSLFLAEGTVKNYVSTILDKLGTRDRTRAVLKAITLRVI
- a CDS encoding trans-2-enoyl-CoA reductase family protein — translated: MIIHPKVRGFICTTTHPLGCERNVLEQIEATRARGVRSDGPKKVLVIGASSGYGLASRITAAFGFGADTLGVFFEKPGSDKKAGTAGWYNSAAFDKFAKAQGLYSKSINGDAFSDEARAQVIELIKTEMGGQVDLVVYSLASPVRKLPGSGEVKRSALKPIGQTYTATAIDTNKDAIIEASIEPATEQEIEDTVTVMGGQDWELWIDALAAAGVLAPGARSVAFSYIGTEITWPIYWHGALGKAKVDLDQTAQRLHARLQQSGGSANVAVLKSVVTQASAAIPVMPLYISMVYKIMKEKGLHEGTIDQLDRLFRERMYRADGQVPATDEQNRLRLDDWELRDDVQDACKALWPQVTTENLFQLTDYAGYKHEFLKLFGFERKDVDYDADVDPDVRFDCIEL
- a CDS encoding sugar kinase — protein: MTASRIVCFGELLLRLGAPGHERLLQSPRLDVHVGGAEANVGVALAHFGHDVAMVSVLPDNPLGEAAAGELRRHGVDTRGVRVVPGRMGLYFLTTGAGHRPSEVTYDRAGSAFALAEADAYDWPALLQGAQWLHLSGVTPALGERGAAAALAAARSARALGVRVSFDGNYRPKLWEAWNGDAPGILRQLLAQADVLFADYRDLGVVLGHQYPQDSAQARVEAGARDAFAAFPQLQAMACTQRVAHSVDHHSLGAMLLRRDGSVAQVPSEELTGIVDRIGGGDAFAAGVLHGLSQGWDDTATIRFGLAAGCLKHSVPGDFHPLGEADVQACVGTSRFDVKR